Within the Roseicitreum antarcticum genome, the region ACGAAATCATGTCCCGACTGCACCACGGCATCGTTGCGCAGCACCAGATGCCCGCCCGCAAGCAGGGTCGGCAAGATCTCTTCGATGGAGATATCAAAGGACTGGCTGGTGAACTGAAGCACCCGGTCCGTGTGGGTCAGCCGATAGGCCCCGATGGCGGCATCGGCATGGTGCGCCAGTGCGTTATGCGAAACTTCTACCCCTTTAGGTTGTCCGCTGGACCCCGAGGTGAAGATCACATAGGCCCGCCGCGCAGGATCATACCCTACCGGCTGCGGCAAGGCGGGGCCAACGGCCTCTGCACCCAAATCCTGCGTCATGCTCAGTGTCGGGATATCGGGCATGCCAATGGTCTGGGCAAATGTCCCTTGGCAAACCAGGCAGGCAAGGCCAGCGCGGTCAACCATATCAGCCAGAACCGCCGCCGGATAGGTGGGGTCCAGCGGCACGAAGCTGGCGCCAGCCTTCAGCGCGCCCAGAAGCGCCGCCACGTAGTCCGCCCCGCGCGGCAAGGCCAGGCCCACCGTATCGCCCACCCTGACGCCCCGATGTTGCAGCTTTGCCGCGATCTGATCAGCCCGGCTGTCAAGCTGGGCATAGCTCAGCCGGCCCGGCACGCCGATCTGGCTGACGGCCGGCCGTTCGGGGAATCGCGCCGCAGCATCCGCGAACCGGGCGACGACACCGCGCGCGCCCGCATCCGTTGGGGTGGGATGGTCGGGCTGACCCAGCGCCAACAGGGCAGAGCGCTCAGCCGCGGGCAGCATGTCGATATCGCCCAAGCGCGCGCCGGGCGGCGCGGCGGCCAGCGCGCGCAAAGTTGCGTTAAGATACTCGGCCAGCCGCGCCGCGCCCGCCCCGGACAAGCGCGAGGGGTCGTATTCAAACTGCACCAGCATCTGCGGATCATCATAGACCGCAACCGTGACCGGCGTGGCGATGTGGCTGATCTCGCAGATATGTCGCGACTGCCAGTCCGGGCCTTTCGCCTGCATTTGCACGGCCAGCGACCCACGGTCAAACATCACGATACTGTCGAACAGCGCGCGTTCAGGCCCGATATCGCTGGCTGCGGCAATATCGCTTGGCGAGACAGTTTCAAAAGGCTGCGCCGCCAGGGTCTGACCCCGCAGTTCAGTCAACAGAGCGTCGACGGTGGTGTCAGAATCAGCATCTACGCGCACCGGCAGGGTGTTTATCAGGCACCCAGCGACGTTCGCCGCATCAGGCAGTAGGTGCCGACCGGATCGGGTCAGCCCGAACACCGCACCACTGCGCCCCGACACCCGTGTCAGGACCAACCCCCACGCCGCAGAGACCAGATTGGCCGCCGTCGCACCGGCGGCCTGCGCCCGCGCATGAATGGCCCGGCTGTCCGCTGCGCTGAGGGTTGTGGTGATGAACCGACGCTCGGACATGGTGCCAGACGCACCCTGACAGAAGGTTGCGGGTAGCGCATTTGGCGCGTCAAACCCTGACAAAAGCGCCCGAAAATGCGCGACGGCGGCGGATTTGTCTTGCGCTGCAACAGCGTCGCAATGATCCAGAAACCCGGGCGCTGCAGGCAGCGGAGCCAACCGCGCGGCGCGCCGGTTGCACAAACCGTCATAGACCGTGAAAAGATCGTCAAGGACCAGACGGAAGCTGGTCCCATCCAGCACCGCGTGGTGAAAGGTCCAGACCAGCACCGACCGCCGCGCGCCCAGCCGCAGCCAGGCCACACGCCAGTTGGGCACTGCATCGACCGCAGCGCCGCGGGTCTTGTCGGCGGCCAGCCAATGCGCCAACGCGTTTTCCTGATCACCGACGGTGCGGTGGCTCCAGTCATGCGTCGTCATCTGCACGCTGACCGAAGGAAGAACGCTTTGTTGCGGGCCTTCCTCGGCCCCGGCATCGATGGCCAGCCGTAGCGCGGGATGCCTGTCAGCCATGGCCTGCCACGCCTGTGCCATGAAGCGGGGGTTCACATCCTCTCCCTCAAAGCGCGCAACGATCTGGATCACGTTCAGTGCAGGGATGCCGGACAGCGCACTTTGCAAAAGCAACCCGGCCTGCGCAGGCGTCAGCGGTGCTTTGCGCGCGGGATCAGCAGGGACGCCCATGGAAAGCGTGCGATCCAGCAGTTTCCCCATGACGGTCATACGCCACCCCCGTTCAGCAAGGTGGCGACAGCATCCAGGTTTATCCACAGCGCCAACGCCGCGACCAAGGCCGTCGCTGCCGCCATCGTCGCATCATGCAGCGGATCCCAGGCGCCATAGCGCCGCGCCAACCAGACGATGAACGGATACGTCAACACAAACGCCACGCCCTGCCCCAGCAGCGCGCCGACCAACCCGAAGTTCATCACACCGATCAGCACACAGCCCAAAAGCAGCACCGACCGCACCGCCGTCACGGCAAAGAAACGGCGCGAGTCGCCCATCGCCAGCGCGATCTGATCATAGCCCATCCCGATGATCTGCACCATGAACGCGACCGACAGCAGCACCAAAATAGGCCCCGACTGCACATAGCGGTCATCATATAGCAGATCGACCAGCGAAACCCCGGACAGCGCCAGCATTGCCGACAGCGCCACCAGCGCCCCTGTCAGGGAAAACCGCATCCGCCGCAACAGCAGGAAATTGGCGCGCGACGCAGCAGGCGGGGTTTCACGATAGACCGGAATGACCATGCGCCCGACCAGCGCATAGGCCAGCATCACAGGCACGCTGGCCAGAAAATAGCCGATGTTGTAGATCCCCAGCATCTCGAGCGTCAGGAACTTTCCCAAGATCAGCTTATCGCCCTGAAGCGCAAGAAACCCCGCAACCGTGCTGAGGAAGACCCATTTGCCGAAGCCCACCAGCTCGCGCACCGCGCAGCGTTCAAGCCGGAAAGCGTTTCGGATACCCGGGAGGCCAAAATGCATCAGCAAGAGCTTTGCAACCGAGCCGACCAATTGCCCCGCCACCAGCGCCCAGACCGACCGGAACACCAGCGCCAGTGCAACCATGGTGACAATGGCCACAAACTGACTGAGCAGGTCCAGCATTGTCACCCGCCCCAGCGCCAGATGGCGCGCGGCGGAATCAACGTTTGACGGCTCGAACCCCGCGAAAACCAGCACCATTGCGGCGACAGGAATGATGTACTGC harbors:
- a CDS encoding oligosaccharide flippase family protein; protein product: MGNGLISRVMRGSVVTVIGFGGGQALRLAGNLILTRLLVPEAFGLMALVTVVVIGLKMFSDVGIMQSIMRSPRGDEPEFLNTAWTLDVIRGFIIWGLACLMAWPMAQFYGSPELQYIIPVAAMVLVFAGFEPSNVDSAARHLALGRVTMLDLLSQFVAIVTMVALALVFRSVWALVAGQLVGSVAKLLLMHFGLPGIRNAFRLERCAVRELVGFGKWVFLSTVAGFLALQGDKLILGKFLTLEMLGIYNIGYFLASVPVMLAYALVGRMVIPVYRETPPAASRANFLLLRRMRFSLTGALVALSAMLALSGVSLVDLLYDDRYVQSGPILVLLSVAFMVQIIGMGYDQIALAMGDSRRFFAVTAVRSVLLLGCVLIGVMNFGLVGALLGQGVAFVLTYPFIVWLARRYGAWDPLHDATMAAATALVAALALWINLDAVATLLNGGGV
- a CDS encoding non-ribosomal peptide synthetase translates to MTVMGKLLDRTLSMGVPADPARKAPLTPAQAGLLLQSALSGIPALNVIQIVARFEGEDVNPRFMAQAWQAMADRHPALRLAIDAGAEEGPQQSVLPSVSVQMTTHDWSHRTVGDQENALAHWLAADKTRGAAVDAVPNWRVAWLRLGARRSVLVWTFHHAVLDGTSFRLVLDDLFTVYDGLCNRRAARLAPLPAAPGFLDHCDAVAAQDKSAAVAHFRALLSGFDAPNALPATFCQGASGTMSERRFITTTLSAADSRAIHARAQAAGATAANLVSAAWGLVLTRVSGRSGAVFGLTRSGRHLLPDAANVAGCLINTLPVRVDADSDTTVDALLTELRGQTLAAQPFETVSPSDIAAASDIGPERALFDSIVMFDRGSLAVQMQAKGPDWQSRHICEISHIATPVTVAVYDDPQMLVQFEYDPSRLSGAGAARLAEYLNATLRALAAAPPGARLGDIDMLPAAERSALLALGQPDHPTPTDAGARGVVARFADAAARFPERPAVSQIGVPGRLSYAQLDSRADQIAAKLQHRGVRVGDTVGLALPRGADYVAALLGALKAGASFVPLDPTYPAAVLADMVDRAGLACLVCQGTFAQTIGMPDIPTLSMTQDLGAEAVGPALPQPVGYDPARRAYVIFTSGSSGQPKGVEVSHNALAHHADAAIGAYRLTHTDRVLQFTSQSFDISIEEILPTLLAGGHLVLRNDAVVQSGHDFVTALDAQQITVLNLPTAFWHALAEHLEETGGAALPSSLRLLIAGGERVSPTVLARWRGMFPGLRWLNGYGPTEATITATLYDPAEYAFDGGDVPIGRPFGHARAYVACVDGSLAPMGVDGELWVGGPAVAHGYLGREDLTRAAFLPDRFASGATPADRVYRTGDRVAWRGDGTLRYFGRMDRQVKLRGYRIEPAAIEAALERHTGVGVAVVAVDNPDSAHAQLLAWVRPRAAADAPLCLRELQASLSEHLPAHMLPVIQIVADLPQTPGGKTDVARLPRPAAPQPAAAPAQTDAATQKLQAIFARLLDTARVDPDVSFFDLGGHSLLSVRLMSLIQRDFGQRLTLATLYQFPTARGLASELGRAGARPGGLSCIVPIQPAGNGPPLFMVQVLGPEASYIRPLAAHLAPRRPVYGLTIDMFDPDTPATIPEIAAIYCANIQSQYPTGPICLAAVSNGAYMALELAQQLVAAGRNVAGLYFLDASGPGGRPQNPRQATTLGYLRQLVHNFGGVVRGRSHHAWMTLRFEAEKLRLRLSAHRALPMLAQASDAALVTDLAHQAKLALLIKAYHPAPYPRLITVFRSKEQTYDSKAAISSGLGWAPVAAVGFEMIDVPGYHLTTLQDPNVHALARIISRKMQAIEAGQGAAGLDRRRRVNLQPRSSDSTEFSKIRPASVTLRQSS